One window of Lytechinus variegatus isolate NC3 chromosome 2, Lvar_3.0, whole genome shotgun sequence genomic DNA carries:
- the LOC121406954 gene encoding testis-specific serine/threonine-protein kinase 5-like: MAMDHSIIETADCRRHGYILTDKTLGSGTFAKVKLARVMEKKISQTPKLRDDLRTKGHNMVAIKIISKRDAPSEYLKKFMPREIDSMRITHKHAHLVSHHLIQLYEFFRSERGVYLVLEYAANGDVLSYINDSVIETGMAVQEDKARQLFRQIVSGVTFCHDRNVVHRSNFLALILPSPLIFSSDFGFACRFPSNRCNMLSTFCGSYAYAAPEILAAKNYDGKLADVWSLGIILYALVNGRLPFNDQNLNTLMDQTKKKVKFQPWVSKVT, from the exons ATGGCCATG GACCATTCGATCATAGAGACCGCAGATTGCAGGCGACATGGCTACATCCTCACTGATAAAACACTGGGGTCAGGCACATTCGCAAAGGTCAAGCTGGCAAGGGTCATGGAGAAAAAGATATCGCAGACACCAAAATTAAGAGATGACTTAAGAACCAAAGGACATAATATG GTTGCAATAAAAATCATCTCAAAGAGGGATGCTCCGAGTGAGTACTTAAAGAAATTCATGCCAAGAGAGATAGATTCTATGAGAATAACACACAAACACGCACACCTAGTAAGTCATCATTTG ATCCAACTTTACGAGTTCTTCCGAAGTGAACGAGGAGTTTATCTTGTCTTGGAGTATGCTGCTAATGGTGATGTTCTGTCCTACATTAACGATAGCGTCATTGAGACAGGCATGGCGGTGCAGGAAGACAAGGCCAGACAACTTTTTCGTCAAATTGTGTCCGGGGTTACATTCTGTCACGATCGGAATGTGGTTCACAG AAGTAATTTTCTCGCGCTAATACTTCCTTCTCCTCTAATTTTCTCATCAGATTTTGGCTTTGCTTGTCGTTTTCCTTCAAATCGTTGCAACATGCTATCGACTTTCTGTGGTTCTTATGCTTACGCTGCCCCGGAGATTCTAGCGGCTAAAAACTACGACGGGAAACTAGCTGATGTTTGGAGTCT TGGGATCATTCTATATGCCTTGGTGAACGGACGTCTTCCATTCAATGATCAAAACCTCAACACACTCATGGATCAAACCAAAAAGAAAGTCAAATTTCAGCCTTGGGTTTCGAAAG TAACATAG
- the LOC121409010 gene encoding uncharacterized protein LOC121409010 — translation MRSRMRNLYRRILASNPHGEQFFDMENESGRCLVSKKYEPHDRVDDVDEKCGDRAARAITGKHRDKGIYIPTEASVENEAAFDSIIPEDVNITPPLPGEDTSIPIATVAVANRLQTSGSCRQSSMIPSTTAKRLPTPVISNELQDDKDLSLCSSSPPCNEGDKPNATTKTVPNNEKMLSKRNTVPKSKLKKTRPARCTFDDQRSTGKQTVIAAMKTSDLYSHVQNLPVLKKVAV, via the exons ATGCGGAGCCGTATGAGAAATCTATATCGTCGCATTCTGGCTTCGAACCCACACGGCGAGCAGTTCTTCGACATGGAGAATGAGTCCGGGAGGTGTTTGGTGTCGAAGAAGTACGAACCTCACGACCGAGTTGACGATGTCGATGAAAAATGCGGCGATCGGGCAGCACGAGCTATAACGGGAAAACACCGAGATAAAGGGATATATATTCCGACTGAG gcAAGTGTTGAAAACGAGGCAGCCTTTGATAGTATTATACCTGAGGATGTCAACATCACCCCTCCACTTCCAGGAGAAGATACGTCCATACCAATCGCCACAGTTGCAGTCGCCAACAGGCTCCAAACCAGCGGAAGTTGTCGTCAGTCTTCGATGATACCGTCGACGACAGCCAAACGACTTCCGACGCCAGTTATCTCAAATGAACTGCAAGACGACAAGGACTTAAGTTTGTGCTCGTCGAGCCCGCCTTGCAATGAAGGCGATAAGCCGAACGCGACGACGAAAACAGTaccaaataatgagaaaatgttGTCGAAAAGGAACACGGTGCCTAAATCGAAGCTAAAGAAGACACGGCCAGCACGTTGCACCTTCGATGATCAAAGAAGCACTGGAAAACAGACTGTAATAGCAGCCATGAAAACAAGCGATTTATATTCGCATGTGCAGAATCTCCCTGTGTTGAAGAAAGTGGCCGTCTAA